From Burkholderia sp. WP9, a single genomic window includes:
- the hpnA gene encoding hopanoid-associated sugar epimerase encodes MTEQNRDLVLVTGASGFVGSSVARIAQQKGFKVRVLVRATSPRQNVESLDAEIVVGDMRDEASMRNALRGVRYLLHVAADYRLWAPDPSEIERSNLEGTEATMRAALKEGVERIVYTSSVATLKVTSSGQSADETSPLKADQAIGVYKRSKVLAERAVERMIAEDGLPAVIVNPSTPIGPRDVKPTPTGRIIVEAALGKIPAFVDTGLNLVHVDDVAAGHFLALERGKIGERYILGGENLPLQQMLADIAALTGRKAPTLSLPRWPLYPLAMGAEAVAKITKREPFVTVDGLKMSKNKMYFTSAKAERELGYRARPYREGLSDALDWFRQAGYLKA; translated from the coding sequence ATGACCGAACAGAATCGCGATCTCGTGCTCGTGACCGGCGCCTCCGGCTTCGTTGGCTCGTCGGTGGCGCGCATCGCGCAACAGAAAGGTTTCAAGGTGCGCGTGCTGGTGCGCGCGACCAGTCCGCGTCAGAACGTCGAGTCGCTGGACGCGGAAATCGTGGTGGGCGACATGCGCGACGAAGCGTCGATGCGCAACGCACTGCGCGGCGTGCGCTATCTGCTGCATGTGGCCGCCGACTATCGCCTATGGGCGCCGGACCCGAGCGAGATCGAGCGCTCGAACCTGGAAGGCACCGAGGCGACCATGCGCGCGGCGCTGAAGGAAGGCGTCGAGCGGATTGTCTACACGAGCAGTGTGGCGACGCTGAAAGTGACCAGTTCCGGCCAGTCCGCCGATGAAACCTCGCCCCTCAAAGCCGACCAGGCTATCGGCGTCTACAAGCGCAGCAAGGTGCTCGCCGAACGCGCGGTGGAACGAATGATCGCCGAAGACGGCTTGCCCGCGGTGATCGTCAATCCGTCCACGCCGATCGGTCCGCGCGACGTCAAACCGACGCCGACCGGACGCATCATCGTGGAAGCGGCGCTCGGCAAGATTCCCGCGTTCGTCGACACAGGACTTAACCTCGTCCACGTGGACGATGTCGCGGCCGGCCATTTCCTTGCGCTTGAACGCGGCAAGATCGGCGAGCGCTATATTCTCGGCGGCGAAAATCTGCCCCTTCAACAGATGCTCGCGGATATCGCGGCGCTGACCGGCCGCAAAGCACCGACGCTCAGCCTGCCGCGCTGGCCGCTTTATCCGCTGGCCATGGGCGCTGAGGCAGTCGCCAAGATCACGAAACGCGAACCGTTCGTCACCGTCGACGGCTTGAAAATGTCGAAGAACAAGATGTATTTCACATCGGCGAAAGCGGAGCGCGAACTCGGCTACCGTGCCCGGCCCTATCGCGAGGGTCTGAGCGATGCCCTCGACTGGTTCCGGCAAGCCGGCTATCTGAAGGCCTGA
- the ispH gene encoding 4-hydroxy-3-methylbut-2-enyl diphosphate reductase, whose translation MRVILAQPRGFCAGVVRAIEIVDRALQQHGAPVYVRHEIVHNRHVVDNLRQKGARFVEELDEVPQGAVAIFSAHGVAQTVERDAEARGLDVLDATCPLVTKVHVQGRQYVGAGRTLILIGHAGHPEVEGTIGQIPGKVLLVQSEAEVETLDLPLDTPLAYVTQTTLSVDDTRGIIDALMNRFSDIVGPDTRDICYATQNRQAAVRELSKEVEVLLVVGATNSSNSNRLREIGSESGVASYLVADGSEVKPEWFANVQTVGITAGASAPEEMVKNVIDALSALGPVDVTTMAGREEKVEFKLPSKLMQPLAAREV comes from the coding sequence ATGCGAGTCATCCTTGCTCAACCCCGCGGCTTTTGTGCGGGCGTTGTACGTGCAATCGAGATCGTCGACCGCGCGTTACAACAACACGGCGCACCCGTGTATGTCCGCCACGAGATCGTTCACAATCGCCACGTGGTCGACAATCTGCGCCAGAAAGGCGCGCGCTTCGTCGAAGAGCTCGACGAAGTGCCGCAAGGCGCCGTGGCGATTTTCAGCGCCCACGGCGTTGCCCAAACCGTCGAGCGTGACGCCGAAGCGCGCGGTCTCGACGTGCTCGACGCAACCTGCCCGCTGGTCACCAAAGTGCATGTGCAGGGTCGCCAATATGTCGGCGCCGGCCGCACGCTGATCCTGATCGGCCACGCCGGTCATCCGGAAGTGGAAGGCACGATCGGCCAGATTCCGGGCAAAGTGCTGCTGGTGCAGAGCGAGGCCGAGGTCGAAACGCTGGACCTGCCGCTCGACACGCCGCTCGCCTATGTCACGCAAACCACGCTGTCGGTGGACGATACGCGTGGCATCATCGACGCCCTGATGAACCGTTTCTCCGACATCGTCGGTCCGGATACGCGCGACATCTGCTATGCCACCCAAAACCGCCAGGCGGCGGTGCGCGAGTTGAGCAAAGAGGTGGAGGTGCTGCTGGTGGTGGGCGCAACCAATAGTTCGAACTCGAACCGGCTGCGCGAGATCGGCAGCGAAAGCGGCGTGGCGAGTTATCTCGTCGCCGACGGTTCGGAAGTGAAGCCGGAATGGTTTGCGAACGTGCAGACCGTCGGCATCACGGCCGGTGCTTCGGCGCCGGAAGAGATGGTGAAGAACGTAATCGATGCGCTGAGCGCATTGGGGCCTGTCGATGTCACGACGATGGCGGGCCGTGAAGAGAAAGTCGAATTCAAGTTGCCATCGAAACTGATGCAACCACTCGCCGCACGCGAAGTTTAA
- a CDS encoding glycosyltransferase, translated as MAVVLFLLSCLSLLIWCVLLFARGGFWRARPAAPLTIAPRASWPAVAAVVPARNEVDVIAEAVTTLLQQDYPGEFHVIVVDDHSTDGTADAARAAALQLQCPDRLTVLSAKPLPPGWSGKVWAQSQGIEAVRTLGLPADFLLLTDADIGHPADAVAQLVARADAEQRDLVSLMVRLRCDSFWEKALIPAFVFFFAKLYPFSWVNNPRNRTAAAAGGCMLVRRSALEEAGGIESIRAELIDDCSLAARIKHRGTGRHPIRLDVAARSVSLRPYDNWREIWNMIARTAFTQLHYSPLLLAGTLVGMTIIYLMPPVAALVLGPTGWPAWLAWAAMCCAYAPMLSYYRRSPLWAPFLPLVALFYVGATFASAMRYWRGKGGQWKARVQAPVQER; from the coding sequence ATGGCGGTGGTTCTGTTTCTTCTTTCGTGTCTTTCCCTGCTGATCTGGTGTGTGTTGCTGTTCGCGCGCGGCGGTTTCTGGCGCGCGCGTCCCGCCGCGCCGCTCACCATCGCGCCGCGCGCTTCGTGGCCGGCTGTCGCCGCCGTGGTGCCGGCCCGCAATGAAGTCGACGTGATCGCCGAAGCGGTCACCACCCTGCTTCAGCAGGACTATCCGGGCGAATTCCACGTGATCGTCGTGGACGACCACAGCACCGACGGCACCGCCGACGCCGCTCGCGCGGCCGCGTTGCAGTTGCAGTGCCCGGATCGCCTGACCGTGCTGAGCGCGAAGCCGCTGCCGCCGGGCTGGTCCGGCAAGGTGTGGGCGCAGTCGCAAGGCATCGAGGCGGTGCGCACGCTCGGCTTGCCCGCGGACTTTCTTTTGCTTACCGACGCCGACATCGGCCATCCCGCCGACGCGGTCGCGCAACTCGTCGCGCGTGCTGACGCGGAACAGCGCGACCTCGTCTCGCTGATGGTGCGCCTGCGCTGCGATTCGTTCTGGGAAAAGGCGCTGATTCCCGCTTTCGTCTTCTTCTTTGCCAAGCTGTACCCGTTCTCGTGGGTCAACAACCCGCGCAATCGTACGGCTGCGGCCGCGGGCGGCTGCATGCTGGTGCGCCGGAGCGCGTTGGAAGAAGCGGGCGGCATCGAGTCGATCCGCGCCGAGCTGATCGACGACTGCAGCCTCGCGGCGCGCATCAAGCATCGCGGCACGGGGCGTCATCCGATCCGGCTGGACGTGGCGGCGCGCAGCGTGTCGCTGCGTCCGTACGACAACTGGCGTGAGATCTGGAACATGATCGCGCGCACGGCCTTCACTCAACTGCATTACTCGCCGTTGCTGCTGGCAGGCACGCTGGTCGGCATGACGATCATTTACCTGATGCCGCCGGTAGCCGCACTGGTCCTCGGCCCGACGGGCTGGCCCGCGTGGCTCGCATGGGCGGCCATGTGCTGCGCTTATGCGCCGATGCTCAGCTACTATCGCCGCTCGCCGCTGTGGGCGCCGTTTTTGCCGCTGGTCGCGTTGTTCTATGTCGGCGCGACGTTCGCGTCGGCGATGCGCTACTGGCGTGGCAAGGGTGGGCAGTGGAAGGCGCGTGTTCAGGCGCCGGTGCAGGAGCGCTGA
- a CDS encoding Mpo1-like protein: MRTLTQQLTQYAAYHRDRRNIATHFVGIPMIVLALAVLLSRPAFAIGALPLTLSPAWVLFIAATLYYLVLDVPLGLLMALVSALCVAFGRWSAAQSTLTWLVIGVGLFLVGWVFQFIGHVAYEHRKPAFVDDVIGLLIGPLFVLAEALFGFGWRPALREAIEAQVGPTRINADRTAAHH, from the coding sequence ATGAGAACGCTGACACAACAGCTGACGCAGTACGCGGCCTACCATCGTGACCGGCGCAACATCGCCACGCATTTCGTCGGCATTCCGATGATCGTGCTTGCGTTGGCAGTGTTGTTGAGCCGGCCCGCTTTTGCGATCGGCGCGCTGCCGCTAACGTTATCGCCGGCATGGGTATTGTTCATCGCGGCAACGCTCTACTACCTCGTGCTCGACGTACCGCTCGGCCTGCTGATGGCGCTCGTGTCCGCACTGTGCGTCGCGTTTGGTCGGTGGAGCGCGGCGCAATCCACGCTGACGTGGCTCGTGATCGGCGTCGGGCTTTTTCTGGTCGGTTGGGTGTTTCAGTTCATCGGCCATGTCGCCTACGAGCATCGCAAGCCGGCCTTTGTCGACGATGTGATCGGGCTGCTGATCGGACCGCTGTTCGTTCTCGCGGAAGCGTTGTTCGGCTTCGGTTGGCGGCCCGCGCTACGCGAAGCGATCGAGGCGCAAGTCGGCCCGACGCGCATCAATGCGGACCGTACGGCGGCACATCACTAA
- a CDS encoding acylphosphatase encodes MAPDLDQRIETYYVRVRGTVQGVGFRHATVRQAHALGIKGWVANLEDGSVEAMLQGSANQVDRMLSWLRHGPPAARVTEVSGEERSTEKRYERFEQH; translated from the coding sequence ATGGCCCCGGATCTGGATCAGCGGATCGAAACTTACTATGTGCGCGTACGCGGCACCGTGCAGGGCGTCGGTTTTCGCCACGCGACCGTGCGGCAGGCCCACGCGCTTGGAATCAAAGGATGGGTGGCGAATCTCGAAGACGGTTCCGTCGAAGCCATGTTGCAGGGCTCGGCCAACCAGGTCGACCGCATGTTGTCGTGGCTGCGTCACGGGCCGCCGGCGGCGCGCGTGACCGAGGTGAGCGGTGAAGAACGCTCCACCGAAAAGCGCTACGAGCGTTTCGAACAGCACTGA
- the hpnH gene encoding adenosyl-hopene transferase HpnH: MSIPLLQKVRVGAYIMRQHLSGNKRYPLALMLEPLFRCNLACNGCGKIDYPDPILNQRLSLEECLGAVDECGAPVVSIAGGEPLLHKEMPQIVKGIIARKKFVYLCTNALLMEKKMDDYEPNPYFVWSVHLDGDQQAHDHSVSQEGVYDKAVAAIKEAKRRGFRVNINCTLFNDAVPERVAAFFDTLGPMGVDGITVSPGYAYERAPDQQHFLNRDKTKQLFREIFKRGNNGKNWSFSQSGMFLDFLAGNQTYECTPWGNPARTVFGWQKPCYLVGEGYVKTFKELMETTEWEKYGTGNYEKCADCMVHCGFEATAVMDTVAHPLKALKVSLRGPKTSGAFTKDIPLDKQRPAEYVFSRHVEIKLEEIKVSGKGKKVQTATAAH; the protein is encoded by the coding sequence TTGTCTATTCCGCTGCTACAGAAAGTCCGGGTCGGCGCATACATCATGCGTCAGCATCTCTCCGGCAATAAACGCTATCCGCTCGCCCTGATGCTGGAGCCCCTGTTCCGCTGCAACCTCGCCTGCAATGGCTGCGGCAAGATCGACTATCCGGATCCCATCCTGAATCAGCGCCTGTCGCTGGAAGAATGCCTCGGCGCCGTCGACGAGTGCGGCGCACCGGTGGTGTCGATCGCAGGCGGCGAACCGCTGCTGCACAAGGAAATGCCGCAGATCGTGAAGGGCATCATCGCGCGCAAGAAGTTCGTGTACCTGTGCACGAACGCGCTGCTGATGGAAAAGAAGATGGACGACTACGAGCCGAATCCGTACTTCGTGTGGTCGGTTCACCTCGACGGCGATCAGCAGGCGCACGATCACTCGGTGTCGCAGGAAGGCGTGTACGACAAGGCTGTCGCCGCCATCAAGGAAGCAAAGCGCCGTGGTTTCCGCGTGAACATCAACTGCACGTTGTTCAACGACGCCGTGCCGGAACGGGTTGCCGCATTCTTCGACACGCTGGGCCCGATGGGCGTGGACGGTATCACCGTCTCGCCGGGTTACGCGTATGAGCGCGCGCCGGATCAGCAGCACTTCCTGAACCGCGACAAGACCAAGCAACTGTTCCGCGAGATTTTCAAGCGCGGCAACAATGGCAAGAACTGGTCGTTCAGCCAGTCGGGCATGTTCCTCGACTTCCTGGCCGGCAATCAGACGTACGAGTGCACGCCGTGGGGCAACCCGGCACGTACCGTGTTCGGCTGGCAAAAGCCGTGCTATCTGGTCGGCGAAGGTTACGTAAAGACCTTCAAGGAACTGATGGAAACCACGGAGTGGGAAAAATACGGCACGGGCAACTACGAGAAGTGCGCTGACTGCATGGTTCACTGCGGTTTCGAAGCGACCGCCGTGATGGATACGGTGGCGCATCCGCTGAAGGCGCTGAAGGTCAGCCTGCGCGGACCGAAGACGTCGGGCGCTTTCACGAAGGATATTCCTCTGGATAAGCAACGTCCGGCCGAGTATGTCTTCTCCCGCCATGTCGAGATCAAGCTGGAAGAGATCAAGGTTTCCGGCAAGGGCAAGAAAGTGCAGACGGCTACAGCAGCACACTAA
- the rarD gene encoding EamA family transporter RarD gives MNQYDPKRGIALSVCASTMFALLSAYATLLAPLSGLDIFAWRIVWTVPGALLLVALRKRLPILRQLLYRMVTEPALGVAMIVSAALLGAQLWVFLWAPLHGRMLEVSLGYFLLPLVMVLVGRFHYHERLDGLQWLAVVCAAVGVGHELWVTGAFSWPTLLVAIGYPPYFVLRRKINQDSLAMFTVEMALLLPVAVVQVLSSASLTLISGRLAMWFLLLPGLGALSTIALASYLKASRLLPVALFGILGYVEPVLLVLVSITLLGETLSAAQLATYVPIWIAVALTALHSVRLVRFAPG, from the coding sequence ATGAACCAGTATGACCCAAAGCGCGGTATCGCGTTGTCGGTCTGCGCGTCAACCATGTTCGCATTACTCTCCGCTTACGCAACACTGCTCGCGCCGCTGAGCGGCCTCGATATTTTCGCGTGGCGCATTGTATGGACCGTGCCCGGCGCGCTATTGCTGGTCGCTTTGCGCAAGCGTCTGCCGATTCTGCGGCAGCTTCTTTACCGCATGGTGACGGAGCCGGCACTCGGCGTGGCGATGATCGTGAGCGCGGCGTTGCTCGGCGCGCAATTGTGGGTGTTTCTATGGGCGCCGCTGCATGGCCGGATGCTCGAAGTGTCGCTCGGATATTTCCTGTTGCCGCTGGTGATGGTGCTTGTTGGGCGCTTTCATTATCACGAGCGGCTGGATGGTTTGCAGTGGCTGGCGGTGGTGTGCGCAGCGGTGGGCGTCGGCCATGAACTGTGGGTGACGGGCGCCTTCTCGTGGCCGACCTTGCTGGTCGCGATCGGCTATCCGCCGTATTTCGTGTTGCGCCGCAAAATCAATCAGGATTCGCTTGCCATGTTCACCGTGGAGATGGCGCTGTTGTTGCCCGTGGCGGTCGTGCAGGTGTTGAGCAGCGCTTCGCTGACGTTAATCTCCGGACGCCTCGCGATGTGGTTTCTCTTGTTGCCCGGTCTCGGCGCGCTGAGCACCATTGCGCTGGCTTCGTATCTGAAGGCGAGCCGCCTGTTGCCGGTCGCGTTGTTCGGCATTCTCGGCTATGTCGAACCGGTGCTGCTCGTGCTGGTTTCGATCACGTTGCTCGGCGAAACGCTCAGCGCCGCACAGTTGGCCACCTACGTTCCGATCTGGATCGCGGTTGCGTTGACGGCATTGCATAGCGTGCGCCTCGTTCGCTTCGCGCCTGGCTGA
- the hpnC gene encoding squalene synthase HpnC, translated as MDVDQYEDIPVASVLLPKALRTPIGIIYQVVRTAGDIADEGDWSAAERHARLADFRAGLDAVAQRRAAPVHPLLFGKLAGVVAQYKLPLAPFYDLLQACAQDIDTNRYADRAALLDYCRHSANPLGHLMLHLIGAATPENLADADAICTASQLISFWLDVSADWKKDRVYLPLADLRRFNVSEAHIANGVADQDWRALMAHEVCFVRDMLVRGAPLALRIPGRLGIELCGAVHGGLRFLDKIETAGYDVFREPPVLNTFDWCVVAARTVVMWLSRRVGVAARSIEGNV; from the coding sequence ATGGACGTCGATCAATACGAAGATATTCCGGTCGCGAGCGTGTTGCTGCCAAAAGCGCTGCGCACGCCTATCGGAATCATCTATCAGGTGGTCCGCACGGCGGGCGACATTGCCGACGAAGGCGACTGGAGCGCGGCCGAACGGCACGCCCGTCTCGCCGACTTCCGCGCCGGTCTCGACGCGGTCGCACAGCGGCGCGCGGCGCCGGTTCATCCACTGCTGTTCGGCAAGCTGGCCGGTGTTGTGGCGCAGTATAAACTACCGCTCGCGCCGTTCTACGATCTGCTCCAAGCGTGCGCTCAGGACATCGACACCAACCGGTACGCCGACCGGGCCGCGCTGCTGGATTATTGCCGCCACTCGGCGAACCCGCTCGGGCATCTGATGCTGCATCTGATCGGCGCGGCCACGCCGGAAAACCTCGCCGACGCCGACGCGATCTGCACGGCGTCGCAATTGATCAGCTTCTGGCTCGACGTCTCCGCCGACTGGAAAAAGGACCGCGTGTATCTGCCGCTGGCGGACTTGCGGCGCTTCAACGTGAGCGAGGCGCACATCGCCAACGGGGTTGCCGATCAGGACTGGCGGGCGCTCATGGCACACGAAGTGTGTTTCGTCCGGGACATGCTGGTGCGCGGCGCGCCGCTCGCGTTGCGCATTCCCGGGCGTCTGGGAATCGAGTTATGCGGGGCCGTTCATGGCGGGCTGCGCTTTCTCGACAAAATCGAGACGGCGGGCTACGACGTGTTTCGCGAGCCGCCGGTGCTCAATACATTTGACTGGTGCGTTGTCGCGGCCCGCACTGTGGTGATGTGGCTGTCGCGGCGTGTCGGTGTGGCAGCGCGTTCAATCGAGGGTAATGTTTAA
- a CDS encoding transglycosylase SLT domain-containing protein, translating to MLAAIVFTLANAAHAAGADTAADAQPTASAAPILASDATLEASLPTLGDITAMLRAQFRVAPTESLKIARAVLAEADRHAISPILLLAVMAVESSFDRYAVSVAGARGLMQILPAAHPQLIAGAADLSDPAINVRIGSTILRRYLDESGGDLDAALLRYSGGGRGYARRVVLRMQRFDASLRRE from the coding sequence ATGCTTGCAGCGATCGTCTTCACGTTGGCTAATGCCGCGCATGCCGCCGGCGCCGATACTGCTGCCGATGCGCAGCCGACTGCATCCGCTGCTCCGATCCTCGCGAGCGATGCCACGCTGGAAGCCAGCTTGCCGACTCTCGGCGATATCACCGCCATGTTGCGCGCACAGTTTCGTGTGGCGCCGACAGAGTCGTTGAAGATTGCCCGCGCAGTGCTCGCCGAAGCGGACCGCCACGCCATTTCTCCCATCCTGCTGCTTGCCGTGATGGCGGTCGAGTCGAGCTTCGATCGCTATGCGGTCAGCGTCGCGGGCGCGCGAGGACTCATGCAAATCCTGCCTGCGGCTCACCCGCAATTGATTGCAGGCGCGGCCGATCTATCCGATCCGGCCATCAACGTGCGGATCGGTTCGACCATCCTGCGCCGCTACCTCGACGAAAGCGGTGGCGATCTCGACGCCGCCTTGCTGCGCTACAGCGGCGGAGGCCGCGGCTATGCGCGGCGCGTGGTATTGCGTATGCAGCGTTTCGACGCAAGCCTGCGCCGCGAATGA
- a CDS encoding ABC transporter substrate-binding protein: MKRYLSVFLAAAVVSTAAYAQSAPDAVVKSAVEGTVAAMKADPQARGGDMGKITQLVQSRFLPATDFQRTTRIAVGKAWSTATPEQQKQLYEQFTLLLTRTYAASLSQLRDQDVKFNFLPITVPAGAKDVVVQSHVLSNGGDDAIDYRMTKDPAGWKVYDINMMGAWLIQVYQTQFADQIAKGGIDGLIKFLTAHNARSAG, from the coding sequence ATGAAACGTTATCTGTCTGTTTTTCTGGCCGCGGCCGTCGTCTCCACCGCGGCCTATGCGCAAAGCGCACCCGATGCGGTAGTAAAAAGTGCCGTCGAGGGCACGGTGGCCGCCATGAAGGCTGACCCGCAAGCGCGCGGCGGCGACATGGGGAAGATCACCCAACTCGTCCAGTCGCGCTTCCTGCCGGCCACCGACTTTCAACGCACCACGCGCATCGCGGTGGGCAAGGCGTGGAGCACCGCAACGCCCGAACAGCAAAAGCAACTCTACGAGCAGTTTACGCTGCTGCTCACGCGCACTTATGCTGCGTCGCTCTCGCAACTGCGTGATCAGGACGTGAAGTTCAATTTCCTGCCGATCACCGTGCCGGCGGGAGCCAAAGACGTCGTTGTGCAATCGCACGTGCTCAGCAATGGCGGCGACGACGCGATCGACTATCGCATGACCAAAGATCCCGCTGGCTGGAAGGTCTACGACATCAACATGATGGGCGCCTGGCTGATCCAGGTGTACCAGACGCAGTTCGCCGATCAGATTGCCAAAGGCGGCATAGACGGGCTGATCAAGTTTCTGACCGCGCACAACGCGCGCAGCGCGGGGTAA
- a CDS encoding Crp/Fnr family transcriptional regulator — MTAIFPSNELVALLERSAWFRSAPAPMRAQLVDVGRVEHLAGGQRLFTRGDSDDGLYCVLDGLVRIGAASSAGKEALLAVIEPVNWFGEIALFDNRPRTHDAYAERDSALFHVPRAALAALLESSPAYWHVFGLLLTQKLRLAFDAIEEAALLPAAQRVARRLLLMAGGYGEPGALRRVLKVPQEDLAMMLALSRQTINQVLKQFETQGALKLGYAEIEITDVQKLGVLAELNLPAD; from the coding sequence ATGACTGCGATTTTTCCATCGAATGAGCTGGTCGCGCTGCTCGAGCGCAGCGCGTGGTTTCGCTCGGCGCCGGCTCCCATGCGTGCGCAGTTGGTCGACGTAGGGCGTGTCGAGCACCTCGCCGGCGGTCAGCGGCTCTTTACTCGCGGCGATTCCGACGACGGCCTCTATTGCGTGCTCGATGGCCTCGTGAGAATCGGTGCAGCGAGTTCGGCGGGCAAGGAGGCCTTGCTCGCCGTTATCGAGCCAGTGAACTGGTTCGGCGAGATCGCGCTGTTCGACAATCGGCCGCGAACCCACGATGCGTATGCCGAGCGCGATTCCGCGCTGTTTCATGTGCCACGCGCCGCGCTGGCCGCGCTGCTCGAAAGCTCGCCCGCTTATTGGCATGTGTTCGGCTTGCTGTTGACACAAAAGCTGCGGCTTGCCTTCGACGCGATAGAAGAGGCCGCGTTGCTGCCCGCCGCGCAGCGCGTGGCGCGCCGTTTGTTATTGATGGCTGGCGGCTACGGCGAACCCGGCGCATTGCGGCGCGTGCTCAAAGTCCCGCAAGAAGATCTCGCGATGATGCTGGCGCTGTCCCGGCAAACCATCAACCAGGTATTGAAGCAATTCGAAACGCAAGGCGCGCTGAAGCTCGGTTATGCGGAAATCGAAATTACCGACGTGCAGAAGCTGGGTGTTCTGGCGGAGCTGAATCTGCCTGCGGATTGA
- the egtD gene encoding L-histidine N(alpha)-methyltransferase, producing MTQPALSHDASPDLRSAFAADVRAGLTHTPQKELPSKYLYDEVGSALFEVITVLPEYGVTRAEERLLAKHAADIVAHLPHDVTVAELGSGSGRKTRRILEALCKKRPTSYCPIEISRSALQLCRRELGDIERISIVGYERDYLAGLAEVSKQRAADERLLVLFLGSTIGNFGRLAATRFLRDIRNMLAPGDALLLGTDLIKPTPVLVAAYDDSIGVTASFNLNLLARINRELDGDFPLDAFEHVARFNPDARSIEMHLRAKRDITAHVGAAQLTVSLKAGETIWTESSHKYRAEEMPAIADDAGFVCSHQWVEEEWGFAESLLVAR from the coding sequence ATGACGCAGCCAGCCCTATCGCACGACGCATCACCCGACCTACGCTCCGCCTTCGCCGCCGACGTTCGCGCAGGCCTCACCCATACGCCTCAGAAAGAGTTGCCGTCGAAATATCTGTACGACGAAGTGGGCTCCGCACTGTTCGAAGTGATTACCGTGTTGCCGGAATACGGCGTGACCCGCGCCGAAGAACGTCTGCTCGCGAAGCACGCGGCCGACATCGTCGCGCATCTGCCGCATGACGTGACCGTCGCCGAACTCGGCAGCGGAAGCGGCCGTAAAACACGGCGCATTCTGGAAGCGCTGTGTAAAAAGCGCCCTACTTCTTACTGCCCGATTGAAATTTCGCGCAGTGCATTGCAGTTGTGCAGGCGCGAACTCGGCGACATCGAGCGTATTTCGATCGTCGGTTATGAACGGGACTATCTGGCAGGTCTCGCCGAAGTGAGCAAGCAACGCGCGGCGGACGAACGGTTACTCGTACTGTTTCTTGGCAGTACGATCGGTAATTTCGGCAGACTCGCGGCGACGCGTTTCCTGCGCGACATCCGCAACATGCTCGCGCCCGGCGATGCGTTGCTGCTCGGTACAGATCTGATCAAGCCGACGCCCGTATTGGTCGCCGCCTACGACGACTCGATCGGCGTGACCGCATCGTTCAATCTGAACCTGCTGGCGCGGATCAATCGCGAACTCGACGGTGACTTTCCGCTCGACGCGTTCGAGCACGTCGCGCGCTTCAACCCGGACGCGCGCAGCATCGAAATGCACCTGCGTGCGAAGCGCGATATCACCGCGCACGTGGGCGCGGCGCAATTGACGGTATCGCTCAAAGCGGGCGAAACGATCTGGACCGAGAGCAGCCACAAATATCGCGCGGAAGAAATGCCCGCGATTGCAGACGACGCCGGCTTCGTCTGCAGCCATCAATGGGTCGAAGAAGAATGGGGCTTTGCGGAGAGCCTGCTCGTGGCGCGTTGA